The DNA window TCCAAAACCCGGATAACGGCGGTACACCTGCGGTGGAAAGTAACGCCACAATATTTGTGAACGACGTCACCGGCATTTTTTGGGATAACCCACCCATTTTTGACATATCAAAATTCCCGAGTTCGTGTTCAACCGCCGCGGAGTTAACAAACAGTAACGACTTAAACACCGCGTGGTTAAAGAAGTGAAACACCGCACCGGCAACCGCCAAGGGTGTCCCGCACCCAAGTCCGAGGATAATATACCCTATCTGGCTTATACTTGAATACGCGAGCATGCGTTTCATATCATTTTGTCCTAACGCAGCAAATGCGCCAACTAAAATTGATACCGTCCCGAACAGCATAATAACATTATGAGTGAATATAGTTAGCCCAAACACCGTTGTCATCAATCTTATCATAACATACACCCCGGCAACTTTTGTTACTATCCCGCCTAATAAAACAGACACTGCCGAAGGCGCTGCGGAATACGCGTCAGGTACCCATCCGTGGAACGGTACAACACCTGCTTTAATAAATGTTCCGCAGAGGAATAACGCAGTAGCGAGTTTAATATAAAACGCTGTGTCGTTATGCTTTGCAATCACAGAAACCACATCAAATTTTACATCACCGGTAGTTAAGAACATCAACGCTATGGAGGACAGCATCAATACAGTTGCAACAGTTGAAAGTATGAGATACTTAAACGAACCTTCAATCCCAAACTTATCGTCGGTATTCAAAGCTATAAGCATAAACGATGCAACTGCTGTTAGTTCAATGAACACGTACAACGAAAACATGTCGGTTACCAATACCGTAGCGTTCATCCCCATCAACACTACCACTGTCAACAATACAAACTGGTCAAACCGTACCGCGTTCTTGAGAGTATACCTTCCCACAAACAATGCGGTGAACACCACCAGCCCTATTGACAACAACACCACAGTACTCAAACTATCCGCATGTAATGCAAACTTAAACATTCCAGTAACAAAATCCGGTGCCAGGCTCCATCTGGTAAATGGATCAATCAAAACCAGTGCCATCTGTATTATTGAAAGTATAACGGTACCAACGAACCCAACCCTCCGTACAAACGCTACACCGTTACCCGCGGGTAAGACTAATAATATTAACCACACAAAAGGTATTAATACCAGTAATGACAACATTCAATATCCCTTTTTTTTACATTATCATCAAAACAACAATCACTGTTCCCACTATTGCCCATATTATGTATAAAGAATAATCGCCGTTATGCGCTAACCTTAACCGCAGAGACACAGCATCCGCGATTTCACCAGCCAGTTTGTCGTATATCCAATCAATAAAACGGTCAAACCAGTATAGTATCCTCGCAAAAACGTTGGTTAACGACAACCCTATATCATAAGGATCAAATAACCGTTTCTCCGCAGCGTTATAAGCCTGTACTAACCCCGGTGCGTAATGAATATGTTCAGCAGCATTTAAACCCGACCCACCGCCTTTCTTTACGCCAAATACGTGGTTGATTATAGCTCCGAAGATAACAATACCGGTCATTAGTACCAAGAACCAGTTTGACGGCCAACCTGAGAACCCGTGATGTACCGTATCTTCCGTAACTTCAGCACTTGCGCCTGCACCCCCGC is part of the Elusimicrobiota bacterium genome and encodes:
- a CDS encoding proton-conducting transporter membrane subunit, with translation MLSLLVLIPFVWLILLVLPAGNGVAFVRRVGFVGTVILSIIQMALVLIDPFTRWSLAPDFVTGMFKFALHADSLSTVVLLSIGLVVFTALFVGRYTLKNAVRFDQFVLLTVVVLMGMNATVLVTDMFSLYVFIELTAVASFMLIALNTDDKFGIEGSFKYLILSTVATVLMLSSIALMFLTTGDVKFDVVSVIAKHNDTAFYIKLATALFLCGTFIKAGVVPFHGWVPDAYSAAPSAVSVLLGGIVTKVAGVYVMIRLMTTVFGLTIFTHNVIMLFGTVSILVGAFAALGQNDMKRMLAYSSISQIGYIILGLGCGTPLAVAGAVFHFFNHAVFKSLLFVNSAAVEHELGNFDMSKMGGLSQKMPVTSFTNIVALLSTAGVPPLSGFWSKVIIIIALWLSGQKVYAGIAVIASVVTLAYFLLMQRKTFYGQLVPGMENVKEAGMDILIPEVVLTVIIIVTGILLPFVLNNFVLLTANLVR